One Corynebacterium aurimucosum genomic window, GCATTCCACGTTCGGTGAGGACGCCGTCGACTGGGCGGTCGTGCTCCTCGAAAGGAACCTCGCGGACCTCGCTGGAGTGAACCACGGCGACGACGGGCGGGCGTCCAGTGGGCAGCGGTGTGAGCGCGCGGTCATAGTAGCCGGCGCCTTTTCCTAGGCGCATGCCGGACTCGCTCACCGCCATTGCAGGCGCAAGGATGAGATCGAGGCGCGCCAAGATAGCGCTACTGTGGCGTTGCCCGACGGGTTCTGCAATCCCCAAGGCCCCTGGGCGCATAGCTTCCGGGCCGGCATAGAGCGTCCACGAAAGCTCCCCCTTTTCCCCAGAAATAGGTAGGTAGACTTCCTTGCAGAGTGCTGCCACGGTATCCACAAAGTTGGGCCCGCCGGGCTCTGTACCCAGTGGGTGGTAGGCGGCAATCCGCATCGCGGGCGTGAGTAATTCACTTACCCCGGCGCACCATGCGGCGTTGTCTTCAGCGCGCTGCTCGGCGGTTCGCGCGCGCCGGGCGTGAAGGAGTGAGGATCTTAAGGCGTCCTTGGGGGAGCTCGTCATGGGCTTTAATCATAGCGGGCCGGCGTAGCGCAGCACGGGAGCATGGTGGACGCATTGTAAAGTGGAACTTATGACTATTGCACACGAGGATTCCCATACTGGGATCGCCACGGTCGTTGTCCCCGCTGCTGGCATGGGCACCCGCTTTTTGCCAGTCACCAAGACCGTGCCGAAGGAACTGCTCCCCGTCGTTGATACGCCGGGTATTGAGCTTATTGCGGAAGAGGCCGCTTCCGTGGGCGCCCAGCGCCTCGCGGTGATTACCGCACCGAACAAACAAGAAGTGATGCGGCACTTCGAGGAGTTTCCTGATCTAGTTGAAACCCTTGACGCCCGCGGCAAAGACGAGCAGGTGGCCAAGGTTAAGCGCGCTGCTCAGTTGATTCACCCAATTTCCGTAGAGCAGGAAAAGCCCTTGGGTCTGGGGCACGCAGTGGGCTTGGCGGAATCCGTGCTGGAGGATGACGAAGAATTCTTCGCCGTCATGTTGCCGGATGACATCGTCCTGCCCGCCACCGTCATGGGCGAGATGGCCCGTGTTCGCGCCGCCCTGGGTGGCAGCGTTCTGTGTGCTTTTGAAGTCTCGCGCGAGGAGACCTATAACTACGGCGTGTTTGATGTCGAGGACACCAACGCGCCGGGCGTGAAGAAGGTCGTGGGCATGGTGGAGAAGCCGGATCCAGCTGATGCACCTTCGAACCTCGTGGCCACTGGGCGCTACCTGCTCGACAGGAAGATTTTTGACGCCCTTCGCCGCATCAAACCAGGTAAAGGTGGGGAGCTGCAGTTGACCGATGCCATCGAGCTCCTCATTAAGGAAGGCCACCCCGTTCACGTCGTAGTCCACCAAGGCAAGCGCCACGACCTGGGTAACCCGGGCGGCTATATCCCGGCCAACGTGGACTTTGGTCTGCGCGATGAGAAATACGGTCCCGCGCTCTACAAGGCAATCAAGAAAATCGTGGAGGACTACGAAGAAGAAAACGGACTGAAGGACTAAGTTTTCGCACGCCCAGCGCGCTAAGCTCTACTCCAGTAACTTCCATCCCTTTAGGCCCCACATACCCCAGAGCAAAGGTAGGCGGTACATGCGTTCGGTCGATGACCAGATGGCGTTCATTCTTGATGCAGCGATGACTCCTGAGCCGGTACGCATCGCCATCGCGAATGCCCTAGGTCTCAAGTGCGCGGAGGAGGTGCAGGCAAACCAGCCGCTTCCAGGCTTTCCGCAAGCAGCCATTGACGGCTATGCCGTGCGCGCTGTGGACGTCGGGGGAGAGAAGGCCCTCAAGGCGCGCACTCGCCACGACGCTGAGGATGCGGATGCTCCTGCCTCGGAGACAGAGGTTGAGCGCTCGCTTCCGGTGGTGGGAGAGGTTCCTGCAGGCTCGCGCCAGCCTTTGCGCTTGCAGCCTAAGCAGGCGGTGCGGGTATATACTGGCGCGCCTTTGCCCACGCTTGCCGACGCCGTCCTTCCCCTCGAATGGACCGATCGCGGCCGCAAGCGCGTGACATCGCACCGCCCGGTGCGCTCGGGAGACTTCGTGCGCCGCGTGGGTGATGATATTCAACCCGGCGATGTGGCAGTGTCGTCCGGAACTATCTTGGGGCCAGCACAAATTGGCCTGCTTGCGGCAGTCGGACGCTCGAAGGTGCTGGCCTATCCGCGCCCGCGCGTGACCATCGTGTCCTATGGCAAGGAGCTTGTCGACGTCGACCGCGAGCCTGGCTTGGGCCAGGTCTTCGACGTGAACTCTTATTCGCTCGCGGCGGCCGCAAAGGAGGCCGGGGCGGACGTGCACCGCGTGGGCATTGCTGCCGGTGAGCCGCGCCGCGTGCGGGAGGCCTTGGAGACCTACCTGGCGCGCAGTGAGGTGCTGGTGATTTCCGGTGCCGTGGGCGGTGCGGGTTCGGAGGAGATCCGCGAGGTCCTCGATGAGCTAGGGGATGTGGACACCTCCCGCGTGGCCATGCACCCCGGTTCGGTCCAAGGCTTCGGGCTATTAGGTGAGGAACGCATCCCGACCTTCTTGCTGCCCTCGAACCCGGTGTCCGCGCTGGTTATTTTTGAGGTCTTTGTGCGCCCGCTGATCCGGCTCTCCCTGGGCAAGCGCAGCGGTCAGCGTCGCGTGGTGCGCGCACGCGTGCTCAACCACATGGAGTCCCGCCCGGGCCGTCGCGGCTATATTCGTGCCCGGCTGATGCGGGATGCCGAAACATCCGATTACCTGGTGGAAGGCCTGGGTGGTGCGGCGGGCGCACCGGCGCACCTGCTCGCCGGACTATCTGAGGCCAACGCGATGATTCGCATCCCGGAGGAAGCCACCGAGATCCGCCCAGGAGATGTGGTGGACGTCCTCTTCCTGACCCAACGCAGCTAGATGCAGGCAGATACTCACGGTCATGCTTGATCCTTTCGGTACCGCCGCTGGGCGCTTTGCCACCCCCGCCAGCGGTGAAGCCAATCCCGACCATCCAGGCTGGCCGGAGGCAACTCCTGCGGTTCGGTTGCGGGCGTCCAGTGTCTTCCCACATGGGGCGACAGTTCGTTTGCGCCCGCTCTTGCGCCGCGATGGCGAAGCGTGGCGGCGACAGCGCATGGAGGATAGGGATTTTCTCAAACCGGTGGAGCCGACTTTGCCGACCTCGTGGGATGCGGCGCATTCACAGTCGGCATGGTGGAATCACTTGATGTTTCTGCGTGATTCGGCCCGCGCTGGAACTGTGGTGCCGCTCGTTATCGACGTCGATGGTCAGTTCCGCGGGCAGTTGACCTTGGGGAATATTCAGCATGGTGGGGGCAGCGAGTGCTGGATTGGCTATTGGGTTCATTCCGCGGTGCACGGAGCTGGCGTGGCTACTGCCGCCTGCGCTCTCGGCGTGGACCATGCTTTTTACCGTGTGGGGTTGCATCGTGTGACAGCTACTTACCTGCCGGAAAATCCCGCGTCGGGCAAGGTGCTTCACCACAATGGGTTTCGGGATGAAGGTTTCCTACGGCGGAACTTGCATATCGATGGCGCGTGGAGGGACCACCATTTTTTGGCACTGAACCGTGAGGATTTTGCCTCTGGGGCGGTCGAGCGCCTGCGTGCTGCGGACCGAATCAGCAGCACGTAGTCAATACGCAAGGGCAGATATTTTGGGTCAACTACCTCTGCTTTCACTTAAGTAACAACCTTGTAATTTATGGGCTCGTTGATGCCCACGGGCTGGGGTTGGGAGGCTAGAGTAGGGGCCTAGTTATATTCCCCTTTTGTCGACCCCTGAAAGTTGGGACCCAGCCGCATGATGACTGCCGTGCCGATCATTCTCGTAATCGTGTTGTGGCTCTTCATCCTCGCCCCGTTGCTTTTGCGTTCGCAGCGTCCGATGAGCCACACCGGTGAGGCCTTTGAAGAGACCCGCGTGCTCTTCGAAGGAGATTCGGGCTCCGTGCCGGGCCGTCGGAAGCCGCGCTTGGGTAAGGAAGATATCCGTCCGCATGCTACGGCAGGCGCTGAATCCGGTGCAGAGGATGCAGACTATGAACTGGTCGAGGCCGAAGGTGTCAGTGAGGACTCACAGTCCGCTCGCGCAGAGGCCGCTGCTGCCGCTGCTGCCGAGCAGCCAGACGTTGCGGAGACTATCGACGGCGAAGTTGTCGAGGCTGAGGACTCGGAAGAAGATTTCGAGCTTGTAGCGGAGTCCGAGCATGACACCGAAGATGAGCAGGACCTAGACGGTGAAGGCGAGAAGGTGGAGGCCGATGCCGCCGAGGTTTTCACAACCCCAGCCAACGCTAGCGTGGCAGAAGATGCCTATGCCTTCGATGACACCTATACTTCACCGGTCGACCTGATGTATCCGGGTGCTATCGATGCTGTAGAGGAAACTCCGGAGGATTCCCGCGTAGAGAACGCAGAAGGCACGGATGATGCTTCGGAACAGGACGGCGTGCAAGAAGAATCCACAACCTCGGAGAGCGAGAGTGCTGATCTCGCAGAGGCGAACACTGAAGACTCCGAAACCTCCCACAGTGATACTGAGCTGTCTGCGGAAGAGCTGGCATTCGCACAGCGCCGCCTTGGTCGCGGCGGCTGGGACCCGGTAAAGGAGAAAGAGGCTTCCGCCACGCGGTACCAGCGCCGCCAGCGCACGCTCATCGGTCTCGCCGTAGCAGTAGTGGCAACGGTATGCCTGGGCATCGTTGTGGGCGGTTGGACGTGGTGGCCGGCAGCCATCGCAGGCGTTATGACCACGGTTTACCTGGTGGCGCTGCGCGCCCAGGTGCGCCGCGAGCAGGAGCTACTGCGTCGCCGCGTTTACCACCTGCGCCGCGCACGCTTGGGTGTGCGCAATGCAGAGAACCCCGCTGAGTCACTGCCGCCGAACCTGCGCCGCCCGGGCGCTCTCATCTTGGAAATCGATGATGAAAGCCCGGACTTTGATTACCTTCCGGTGTACTCGGAAGATGATTCTGACGGCGGTTTCGACGGTCCCCATCCTTCCCCGCGCCAGCGACGTGATGATCTTGCTGCGCGCCGGGTAGGCTAAGCGGCGCGCGATAGCGCCATGCGCCCGAGCGTCACTGAGGCTGAGCACTAGGCCGGCCAGACTCCCGACGTGCCGCGGCGATGCGAGCCCACGAGGTGGGCGTCGACCATCCCGATGGCCTCCATGAGGGAAAAGCAGGTTACCGGGCCAACGAATTTGAACCCAGCCTTCTTCAAAGCCTTGGACATGTCCAAGGCTTCTTTTGTGTATTTCGGGATGTCCTCTTCGCTTTCTGGCGCAATCGTCTCTTCCGGCAAGAAGCTCCAAATGAATTCATCCAGCCCGCCTTGCTCGCGCAGGGCCACCGTGGCTTTGGCGTTGGCGAGCACC contains:
- a CDS encoding 5-formyltetrahydrofolate cyclo-ligase, with the protein product MTSSPKDALRSSLLHARRARTAEQRAEDNAAWCAGVSELLTPAMRIAAYHPLGTEPGGPNFVDTVAALCKEVYLPISGEKGELSWTLYAGPEAMRPGALGIAEPVGQRHSSAILARLDLILAPAMAVSESGMRLGKGAGYYDRALTPLPTGRPPVVAVVHSSEVREVPFEEHDRPVDGVLTERGMRWL
- a CDS encoding UTP--glucose-1-phosphate uridylyltransferase — encoded protein: MTIAHEDSHTGIATVVVPAAGMGTRFLPVTKTVPKELLPVVDTPGIELIAEEAASVGAQRLAVITAPNKQEVMRHFEEFPDLVETLDARGKDEQVAKVKRAAQLIHPISVEQEKPLGLGHAVGLAESVLEDDEEFFAVMLPDDIVLPATVMGEMARVRAALGGSVLCAFEVSREETYNYGVFDVEDTNAPGVKKVVGMVEKPDPADAPSNLVATGRYLLDRKIFDALRRIKPGKGGELQLTDAIELLIKEGHPVHVVVHQGKRHDLGNPGGYIPANVDFGLRDEKYGPALYKAIKKIVEDYEEENGLKD
- the glp gene encoding molybdotransferase-like divisome protein Glp translates to MRSVDDQMAFILDAAMTPEPVRIAIANALGLKCAEEVQANQPLPGFPQAAIDGYAVRAVDVGGEKALKARTRHDAEDADAPASETEVERSLPVVGEVPAGSRQPLRLQPKQAVRVYTGAPLPTLADAVLPLEWTDRGRKRVTSHRPVRSGDFVRRVGDDIQPGDVAVSSGTILGPAQIGLLAAVGRSKVLAYPRPRVTIVSYGKELVDVDREPGLGQVFDVNSYSLAAAAKEAGADVHRVGIAAGEPRRVREALETYLARSEVLVISGAVGGAGSEEIREVLDELGDVDTSRVAMHPGSVQGFGLLGEERIPTFLLPSNPVSALVIFEVFVRPLIRLSLGKRSGQRRVVRARVLNHMESRPGRRGYIRARLMRDAETSDYLVEGLGGAAGAPAHLLAGLSEANAMIRIPEEATEIRPGDVVDVLFLTQRS
- a CDS encoding GNAT family N-acetyltransferase, which produces MLDPFGTAAGRFATPASGEANPDHPGWPEATPAVRLRASSVFPHGATVRLRPLLRRDGEAWRRQRMEDRDFLKPVEPTLPTSWDAAHSQSAWWNHLMFLRDSARAGTVVPLVIDVDGQFRGQLTLGNIQHGGGSECWIGYWVHSAVHGAGVATAACALGVDHAFYRVGLHRVTATYLPENPASGKVLHHNGFRDEGFLRRNLHIDGAWRDHHFLALNREDFASGAVERLRAADRISST
- the sepX gene encoding divisome protein SepX/GlpR produces the protein MMTAVPIILVIVLWLFILAPLLLRSQRPMSHTGEAFEETRVLFEGDSGSVPGRRKPRLGKEDIRPHATAGAESGAEDADYELVEAEGVSEDSQSARAEAAAAAAAEQPDVAETIDGEVVEAEDSEEDFELVAESEHDTEDEQDLDGEGEKVEADAAEVFTTPANASVAEDAYAFDDTYTSPVDLMYPGAIDAVEETPEDSRVENAEGTDDASEQDGVQEESTTSESESADLAEANTEDSETSHSDTELSAEELAFAQRRLGRGGWDPVKEKEASATRYQRRQRTLIGLAVAVVATVCLGIVVGGWTWWPAAIAGVMTTVYLVALRAQVRREQELLRRRVYHLRRARLGVRNAENPAESLPPNLRRPGALILEIDDESPDFDYLPVYSEDDSDGGFDGPHPSPRQRRDDLAARRVG